tgtttaaataatgATCCTTTTGAAAGTTAGCAAATAGCGAGTTCTTATGTATTTCTAACAGTTGTTAATGACCAATTGATTTTAGGTAATAGAGTTGGATGGGAAACCAACAATTGGAGACTGTGCGATAATTCTGCGTGCAGCAATACGAGCTCCTTATCCTTCTGCTTTCTTAGAGATTTTAGGAACAACACATAGCCTTGGTTATGTGTTTGGAAGGTAATTTCAAGATCAATTAATGCGATATATACTAGTCTTACTTCTTTATTATCCAAAAACCATCAGTTTTTGACAGTATTAAAGACTAGTATAAATATATAGTAGTCTTACATGAACATATTACATTATAGTTTATGTCACTTAATGTAGAGGTTAAATTTGCATGAAAGTGTTTCTGTGGATGATATCTGATCCTTTGTGTTTTTCAGTCCATTATACGACGAGGTCATCACATTATGCCTTGATCTTGGAGAACTTGATGCAGCTATCGCAATAGTTGCCGACCTGGAAACGAGTGGTATCACAGTCCCTGATGAGACCCTCGACATGGTCATTCAGGCTAGACAAGCAACTCGTACTAGTGTAAATGGTACATCTTTGTAACTTTAGACTTTAGAGTAATCCTTGTTCTGTTGTATGTTGTATTTATATTCATTAGTTTAATAGAAACTAAATTGTCTTTGAGCATTCCTGAAAAAGGTACCAGGTTCTTTAGTGGTTGTAATCATTTCAAGCGACTGTCTAAATCACAAGGATTCAGGGACAAATTTAGAGGATGCAAATTGGGCGGGTCAAGGACGAATGAAAACAGGTTCAGATTTGGCCTACCTACACACATTTTTatccttctttttcttttttagTAACTACTAATGAGATATCTATACTTGATAAATCCAGTAGctctgttttttttgttttttgtttttttaataaaGCAATTTAGGAGGATATATGCATTTTGATTCTTTATAATCATTTAAAGAAAAAATCTATAGTAAACCAACCATTAAATGTGTGTATGAAAATCCTGTACATTATTATTGACAAATGGACTATACATTAAAAAAGAGTACCATTCTTTTTCTATAACTTAACATTCGACTGAAAGTTGAAATCAAGACTTAGGTACAATAAATTTTGTCCTTTAGCTACTCACATACATGTTGAAAGCACGTGCATTTCCCCACGTGTTATGTTATCATCGTATCATTAAATCATCTTGTTTTGTTTAATGTACATTGCACCAGTCAAATAAATGCTTTAAATTTAGGATCTcacattataatattattattacatgggTAGCTACAGTTCTATACCAATTTATTGAAGTTACAATCTCCCAAATAGATATCATATAAAAACTAACAATTGGAACTTAATCATACAAGTAACAAGTTATATATACCCTTATAATATACCAAACCAAACAAGCGCTTATGCAGATTTTGAGCCCATAGATATTTTGTAGTCACATATTATTAGAAGCATCCAAAGCCATGATGGTACTAAGATTCATTGGTGACATGAAGTCAGTCGAACCGGTTAATATCTGTTGCACTACGAGTCTATTTGCTCGCTCAGTTAGATGAAAAGCGTCCCAAAACACATATGCATTCCTATCAGCACACAAGTTCGATACTTTCGTGCATATCCCGATCCCATTATATGGTCCTTGTCCGCAGCACGCTACCTTTGATGTAACAAATCCTTCTCAACAAATAAAAATGTTCAATATTCACCGAAaaggtattttaacttttaagacacGCGTTTGAAAGATGATTTATTTTAGAACTTACCGTATCTTTCAGGGTTAGAAATGAAGTCGAAGTTGGTTTCTCGAGTATTGACACCGATAAACACATTGCTCCCTATCTTACTATTGAGACTATCAGCCAATGCTTGTATTTGAGGATTGAACAAATTTGCTGCTCTTTGCAATTCGGGTGCACAATTACCATCTGGGCTATGTTGGGCTAGTTCTGCTGGTGCACATCCCAATGGTCCTGTGCCTGAAACCATAATCCTTCTCAATCCCAATTGATACAACTGCTGCATCCATCAATAACATGTTCAGTTAGCAGAGTGCACGGGCTACGAATCCTGAAACTTAGTTCAAGATATTAGAGCATAGAAAAACAGTTTTTATGTTTGTATTACTCCATCAGTCCCAAAAAAAAGTTCACAGTACTATTTATATATGTTCCAAAATAGATGCCCCTTACTTAAAATAACACTAAAAAGTCACTAAAGTTCTAGTTCTAAAATTTGTATATATGGAAGTCAGCAAAACTTTGACTCCTGATTCCTTTATTACATGTCTGAATTCATGAGTTAAAATACTTAAGGAACCATATGTACATACCTTTAAAATTTTCCTGTATTCAGAAATCACGTAGACGACATAATCTGGGAGAGAAAACTGTCGAGATCGTAGTGAAAATGGTACCAAATAGTAGTTGTTTACGAAATCGTTGCCTCCTAATGTCATGAATGTTAATGCTTGATTTACAAGCCTTTTTGTCTCTTTAGGGCCAATTATATCACTCACTCTTTGTTGATACTGTTCAAAGTATTGCATTTGCAGTTTGATCTTTATTAGATGTCCCTGCATCATATATATTTCACATGTTACTCAggtcaaaatattcatatttttctATAATCAATTATGACTTTTTTTTTTCTTATAGTAAGTGAACTCACAAATTGTGATCCAGTGTCATTAAGTATGCCAACACCAGCAGAAGCAAAATTGGCACCAACAAGTAACTTTTCACCTGTGAGATTTGGGCTCAAGTATGGCATGGTTGCTTCTTCACCAATGGCTTGaccttgttttaataattaaaaatttactAAAaatttaatctttaataataattgatatattTAAAAGGACTAAATAAGGTAAAGAACTCAACTGATAAGGTCAGGAATGTTATATCCATTGCTAAACCGGCCCGTAGCACGCTGACTTGGATAATCAATCCCATAAGGAGGTGAATCGGCTCGTGCAAGGGTAACCAAATAGTTGTTATTTCCGCTATCAACCAACGAGTCACCAAACACAAAGAAAGCTTTAGTCTCAGCTTCAAGAACAACATTGCTTAATATTAGACACATGAACATTACAGTTAATCGTATTGAGCTAGCCATTACTGTGTACATATACTTAAATACAATCAAAGtaatacttttttttttaaaagaagaagAACCAGAGAGATAGAAATGTGTATTTTTTGGTGTATTTTTAAAAGGGCGAATGTACTAAGTTTTTATAAGTGACGAAATACACATCAATATATCAAATGAAAAAGTAAATCTCAAAAAGTAAGAAGCATATTACAGTTAACATTATATTAAATCATGATTAAATGTAACTTCCCACATGTTGTGCTATCTCAGTTTCATAAAATATGTTGTAACAAAGATTAAATAGTACTCCCTATGTACGAGTATTTGTAGTTAACAATAAATATCATAGACTTGGGATCTAGCATGATAATCATAATATTTGTGAAGTTTACATCATACAATTTGAAATCAATCTTAGATAAAAGTAACATACACCAACAATATGTTAATTCTAATACGTGAAGATGGTGCAGAATTTGAGTCCATAGATGGTTTGCAAATTGCAATCACATAATATCAGCAGCATCAAGAGCCATGATTGTACTGATATTCATTGGTATCATGTAGTCAGTTGAACCAGTTAACATTAGCTGTACAACGATACCGTTTGCTCTTTCGGTCATATGGAAAGCATCCCAAAATACGTGCAAATCCCTATTGGGACACAAGTTAGAGATTAATGTGCATAGCCCGAAACCATTATATGGCCCTACTCCGCAACAAGCTACCTTTGATGTAACAAACCCTTAATTTGCAACAACCAATAAACTTGTTCAGTATTCATCAAAATTGTGTTTTATGATGTTGCATTTTATGAAATTTCTAAACTTACCGTATTTTTGAGGGTTAGATACGAAGTCAAGGTTGGTTTGTCGAGTATGGGCGCCTATAAACACGTCGCTACCTATTTCACTATTGAGACATTCAAGCAACTGTTGAAGTTGAGCGATGAACAAAGTTGACGTTGTTTGTAATTCTGGCGAACATTCACCATCTTGACTACGTACGGCTAGTTCTGCTGGTGCACATCCTAACGGGCCCGTGCCTGTGACCAGAATCCTTCGCAATCCCATTTCATAAAGCCTCTGCGTCCATTGATAACACGTTCAATTACCATAATCAAGAGGAGATTACTATTTATGTTCCACTTAAATGATATGTTTTGTACAACTCTTAATTCAGTAAGTAAAATTATTGTTTCTTTGTGACTTCATCTGAAAATTGGTCTAGGAGACAAAGAATCAGACACTTCCCAAACGGAGGTAAATGGGAACAAGACTTAATACAGAAAAAAGGTAAACAAATGTTATGATCGTTACTGCTTGACAATGTAAATACCATTAAGATTTTGCGGTATTCAGAGATCAAGTAGACAACATAATCTGGAATCGAAAACTGTCGAGATGTTGGGGAGAGTGGTAAATAGTAGTTGTTTACAAAATCATTGGCTCCCAATGTTACAAGTGTCAATGCTTTATTTACAAGTCTTTGAGACTCTTCAGGCCCAATTCTGTCACTCAATCTTTCTTGATATTCTTTGAAGTATTGAATTTGCATTCTGATCTTTATGTGATGTCCCTGCATCATATGTACATTGTAATTTattattaacaacaacaacaacaacaacaacaacaacaacaaccatacCCAATTCCACCAAAGTGGAGTATGGgaaggttagatgtagacagtctttcctctaccctaaagtaaaagggaagtcattcctccacccacgGATGCCAATCGATCCCCGGGTGAAAGAAGTCGTTCTTCCCTATAAGTCACTTGTTTAAACTATTAACACATATTTTTGAGTGGATTATTTAAGTCATCAATCCTTTAAATCCCACTATCTCAAAAACAATTGTcacagtttgacttttgagttatttatgtttaaactttgatcttAAATACTTTTGTTTTGTATATAGTATTTGACCGGAAATTATATCAATCAAAACACGTTTAAAACATAGTTCATTCATATAAATTttatttcatcaaatattatataaaaataaataaaaatatttaaagttaaagTTGTGAAAGAAATTCTTGTAGAGTTAAATAAGACAACTAATTTGAAACGAAAGGAGTGTTATTTTTGTTCAGTGGTACTAAACTGGATACGAGTGAACAAAAGTTTTAAAAAAACTTATTGAAAGTCAGCAGGACTAAGTGAAAACACTTGGATGATTTAAATAGATTTGTTATTTCATCTTTTTATAATAAGTAAAAACTTACAAAGTGAGTCCCTGTGTCATTAAGTATGCCAACACCAGCAGAAGCAAAATTGGCACCAACAAGTAACTTCTCACCTGTGAATTCTGGACTCATGTATGGCATTGTTGCTTCTTCACCAATGGCTTGACCTGATAACTCATCAAATTTGCTTAAATAATTATctagaaaattattattattattacaccaaAAACACCAACGAAACCTAATCCGGCACATGCGAGGTATgtggaggtgagacgtagacaatctttcctctatcctagaataaagagaagtcatttctctatACGGAGTGAAACACTCGCAAGAGTAGAGTCTGTTGTCCCCACTCTTTCTCTG
The window above is part of the Rutidosis leptorrhynchoides isolate AG116_Rl617_1_P2 chromosome 1, CSIRO_AGI_Rlap_v1, whole genome shotgun sequence genome. Proteins encoded here:
- the LOC139857499 gene encoding GDSL esterase/lipase LTL1-like, with translation MYTVMASSIRLTVMFMCLILSNVVLEAETKAFFVFGDSLVDSGNNNYLVTLARADSPPYGIDYPSQRATGRFSNGYNIPDLISQAIGEEATMPYLSPNLTGEKLLVGANFASAGVGILNDTGSQFGHLIKIKLQMQYFEQYQQRVSDIIGPKETKRLVNQALTFMTLGGNDFVNNYYLVPFSLRSRQFSLPDYVVYVISEYRKILKQLYQLGLRRIMVSGTGPLGCAPAELAQHSPDGNCAPELQRAANLFNPQIQALADSLNSKIGSNVFIGVNTRETNFDFISNPERYGFVTSKVACCGQGPYNGIGICTKVSNLCADRNAYVFWDAFHLTERANRLVVQQILTGSTDFMSPMNLSTIMALDASNNM
- the LOC139857507 gene encoding GDSL esterase/lipase LTL1-like isoform X1 — its product is MISSKSLLVLLIKCMISLTNVVLEAEAKAFFVFGDSMVDSGNNNYMVTLIRADKPPYGIDYPGQVATGRFSNGYNIPDLISQAIGEEATMPYMSPEFTGEKLLVGANFASAGVGILNDTGTHFGHHIKIRMQIQYFKEYQERLSDRIGPEESQRLVNKALTLVTLGANDFVNNYYLPLSPTSRQFSIPDYVVYLISEYRKILMRLYEMGLRRILVTGTGPLGCAPAELAVRSQDGECSPELQTTSTLFIAQLQQLLECLNSEIGSDVFIGAHTRQTNLDFVSNPQKYGFVTSKVACCGVGPYNGFGLCTLISNLCPNRDLHVFWDAFHMTERANGIVVQLMLTGSTDYMIPMNISTIMALDAADIM
- the LOC139857507 gene encoding GDSL esterase/lipase LTL1-like isoform X2, translated to MISSKSLLVLLIKCMISLTNVVLEAEAKAFFVFGDSMVDSGNNNYMVTLIRADKPPYGIDYPGQVATGRFSNGYNIPDLISQAIGEEATMPYMSPEFTGEKLLVGANFASAGVGILNDTGTHFGHHIKIRMQIQYFKEYQERLSDRIGPEESQRLVNKALTLVTLGANDFVNNYYLPLSPTSRQFSIPDYVVYLISEYRKILMRLYEMGLRRILVTGTGPLGCAPAELAVRSQDGECSPELQTTSTLFIAQLQQLLECLNSEIGSDVFIGAHTRQTNLDFVSNPQKYGSLLRSRAI